Proteins from one Primulina huaijiensis isolate GDHJ02 chromosome 18, ASM1229523v2, whole genome shotgun sequence genomic window:
- the LOC140964955 gene encoding phosphoserine aminotransferase 2, chloroplastic codes for MAITTASAAASSTTPLSQLKLKPTSTQISAFPATVSRPSARAQKTISIHCSSTTLQTAAPTASATDRVFNFAAGPAILPEKVLLKAQSELYNWRGSGMSVMEMSHRGKEFLSIIQKAESDLRNLLNIPSNYHVLFLQGGATTQFAAIPLNICQPDDVVDYIVTGSWGDKAFKEAAKYCKPKSIWSGKSDKYTKIPSFETLEQTPGAKYLHICANETIHGVEFKDYPSPANENEVLVADMSSNFCSKPVDVSKFGLIYAGAQKNVGPSGVTIVIIRSDLFGNAQSTTPVMLDYKIHADNASLYNTPPCYGIYMCGLVFEDLVAQGGLIEVEKKNAKKGKILYDAINGSNGFYKCPVVESVRSLMNVPFTLAKPELEAEFVKEAAKEKMVQLKGHRSVGGIRASIYNAMPVAGVEKLVAFMKDFQARHDG; via the coding sequence ATGGCCATCACCACCGCCTCCGCCGCCGCCTCTTCAACCACCCCTCTTTCACAGCTCAAGCTCAAACCCACGTCAACCCAAATATCCGCCTTCCCTGCCACCGTCTCCCGTCCATCAGCCCGCGCTCAAAAAACTATTTCCATCCACTGCTCATCTACCACCCTCCAAACCGCGGCACCTACCGCATCAGCCACTGATCGAGTCTTCAACTTCGCAGCTGGACCCGCAATTCTCCCTGAAAAAGTCCTTCTCAAGGCTCAGTCGGAGCTCTATAACTGGCGTGGTTCCGGCATGTCGGTCATGGAGATGAGCCACCGCGGCAAAGAATTTCTCTCCATCATCCAGAAGGCAGAGTCAGATCTCCGAAACCTTCTCAATATTCCGTCGAATTACCATGTCCTCTTCCTCCAAGGCGGCGCGACCACCCAGTTCGCCGCCATCCCGCTCAATATCTGCCAGCCGGATGACGTCGTGGACTACATCGTCACGGGATCCTGGGGCGACAAGGCTTTTAAAGAAGCCGCCAAATACTGCAAGCCCAAATCCATTTGGAGTGGAAAATCCGATAAATACACCAAGATCCCCAGCTTCGAAACACTTGAACAGACACCAGGAGCCAAGTATTTGCACATATGCGCCAACGAAACCATTCACGGTGTCGAATTCAAGGATTACCCGAGTCCTGCTAATGAAAATGAGGTTCTTGTTGCCGATATGTCGTCAAATTTTTGCTCGAAGCCGGTGGATGTCAGTAAATTTGGGTTGATCTACGCTGGAGCCCAGAAAAATGTTGGTCCATCTGGGGTTACCATCGTGATCATAAGGTCAGATTTGTTCGGAAATGCTCAATCAACTACGCCTGTGATGCTTGACTACAAGATCCACGCGGATAATGCTTCATTATACAATACCCCACCATGCTATGGGATCTATATGTGCGGGCTCGTGTTTGAGGACCTTGTCGCACAAGGTGGATTGATTGAAGTGGAGAAGAAAAATGCGAAGAAGGGAAAGATTTTGTACGACGCCATTAATGGCAGCAACGGATTTTATAAGTGTCCTGTGGTAGAGAGCGTGAGATCGCTTATGAATGTTCCATTTACATTGGCCAAGCCGGAGTTGGAGGCGGAGTTTGTGAAGGAAGCTgccaaagagaaaatggtgcAGCTCAAGGGGCACAGATCGGTTGGTGGAATAAGAGCTTCAATATACAATGCCATGCCTGTGGCTGGAGTTGAGAAGTTGGTCGCTTTCATGAAGGATTTTCAGGCCAGGCACGATGGTTAA